The Argopecten irradians isolate NY chromosome 16, Ai_NY, whole genome shotgun sequence genome window below encodes:
- the LOC138310521 gene encoding uncharacterized protein yields MDSWCCKLFTSIIILPFTAGNYRTRRNGSRYYDCAISFRVLFLCCLAVVAVFSATKDVHAGADARLGVVLLILSLLITGGIVVCLVLVCLAQTRGLHSLVTARSPTSTSRLQVGFLWIFGLGASLFAAFLMAKMVECSLHVIGDLYWNTIICFNAALIVCFLSELIFITYFSTFKLKHSTFVNYSILTVLASNICMQLYVSIIGDSFETFIKINHDLDSSECLSNNSTLSAMIQKSRSMLAPMFTEFVLLSSTVIVEIWSPSSNRSNNEHIHSDMNNFDESERTGLLPYRSTNSGLYAENERKLYRLLTCIASLITGFGLVIVYVAISMNIGNVQAIQFIAEMYELVLKLLMTVVNFVGFYCLVNYCTPDSSPKPLTGRENVYLMSLLGLVMLHIGKVIKGNISTSHMSDVLFYTNIISIFQDYLQVVLLLHANRCNKSDPRSALRLFESVLLFTMIINFTLWINDTFLIAQYPITRVLEKGEFSHGVLKLGSSILLPVSVFYRFTSFLEYFSTFKKYSS; encoded by the coding sequence ATGGATTCCTGGTGCTGTAAGCTGTTTACCTCTATTATAATCCTGCCCTTCACGGCCGGTAACTACCGAACCCGGAGGAATGGGTCCCGCTATTATGACTGTGCAATCTCATTCCGTGTCCTGTTCCTCTGCTGCCTGGCTGTAGTGGCAGTGTTCAGTGCCACTAAGGATGTCCACGCCGGGGCTGATGCTCGTCTGGGGGTTGTCCTGCTAATTCTGTCCTTGCTGATAACTGGCGGCATAGTCGTCTGCCTTGTCCTGGTCTGTTTAGCCCAAACACGTGGTCTACATTCCCTTGTCACTGCCAGGAGCCCAACTAGTACGTCACGGCTACAGGTCGGATTTCTGTGGATTTTTGGCCTTGGTGCGAGCTTGTTCGCCGCATTCCTAATGGCAAAGATGGTTGAGTGTTCCTTACATGTCATTGGGGATCTATATTGGAACACTATTATATGTTTTAACGCGGCATTGATCGTCTGCTTCCTCTCTGAACTCATCTTTATCACATACTTTTCGACGTTCAAGCTAAAGCATTCTACATTTGTGAACTACTCCATACTGACTGTGTTAGCTTCGAATATTTGCATGCAGCTGTACGTTTCGATAATCGGCGATTCATTtgaaacttttataaaaatcaATCATGACTTGGATTCTAGTGAATGTCTCAGTAACAACAGTACACTGTCTGCCATGATACAGAAGTCTAGATCTATGCTAGCACCTATGTTTACAGAATTTGTCCTGTTATCTAGCACAGTCATTGTCGAAATATGGTCACCCTCCTCTAACCGATCCAACAATGAGCACATACACTCTGACATGAACAACTTTGACGAATCTGAGCGAACAGGTCTCCTGCCGTATCGATCCACAAACAGTGGTCTGTATGccgaaaatgaaagaaaattatacAGACTGCTAACTTGTATTGCTAGCCTGATAACAGGGTTCGGGCTGGTGATAGTGTATGTTGCCATTTCGATGAACATAGGAAACGTTCAAGCCATCCAGTTCATTGCAGAAATGTATGAGTTGGTTTTGAAGTTGCTAATGACAGTCGTTAACTTCGTTGGTTTCTATTGTTTGGTGAACTACTGCACCCCTGATAGTTCACCGAAACCGCTAACAGGCCGGGAAAACGTCTATCTGATGTCACTACTCGGCTTAGTGATGCTCCATATAGGGAAAGTCATAAAGGGGAACATCTCCACATCGCATATGTCCGATGTCCTCTTCTATACAAACATCATCAGTATATTCCAGGACTATCTCCAGGTCGTTTTGTTATTACATGCCAACAGATGTAATAAATCGGACCCCCGTTCAGCACTTCGTCTATTTGAATCAGTGTTGTTGTTTACGATGATAATCAACTTTACTTTGTGGATTAATGACACATTCCTCATAGCTCAGTATCCGATAACAAGGGTGCTGGAGAAAGGCGAGTTCTCGCACGGAGTATTGAAACTAGGGAGTTCAATTCTACTTCCGGTATCTGTTTTCTATCGGTTTACCTCGTTTTTAGAGTATTTCAGCAcctttaaaaaatattcatcGTAG
- the LOC138310522 gene encoding glutathione S-transferase theta-3-like, whose amino-acid sequence MVLVFYCELLSQPCRALYIFLKLNNIPFQPKMMDLMRGENYDEEFRKVSPIGRLPVIDDGGFILTECVAIMKYLALKYNVADHWYPRTDLRAQARIDEYLSFQHANTRNNMAMLFQNLELLPTMMNKPINWTKVERYRNAVGGVIKTIDEYFLREKRQFLAGDSISIADIVGICEMMQLYACCEEHFMESNPNVNDWMGRVKQELAPYFEEANVKVYKTRDHFLKTAKPQQKE is encoded by the exons ATGGTACTGGTATTCTACTGTGAACTGCTCTCACAGCCATGCAGAGCCCTCTATATCTTCCTTAAGTTAAATAATATTCCATTCCAACCAAAGATGATGGATTTGATGAGAG GAGAAAATTACGATGAGGAGTTTAGGAAGGTCAGTCCTATTGGTAGGCTTCCAGTGATAGATGATGGCGGCTTTATTCTCACCGAATG CGTGGCCATCATGAAGTACCTGGCACTAAAATACAACGTGGCTGACCACTGGTATCCACGAACTGACCTCAGGGCCCAGGCCAGGATAGACGAGTACCTCAGCTTTCAACACGCCAACACTCGAAATAATATGGCAATGTTGTTTCAAAACCTT GAACTTCTACCGACAATGATGAACAAACCAATTAATTGGACCAAAGTTGAGAGATACAGGAACGCTGTTGGTGGTGTTATAAAGACCATAGATGAGTATTTCCTGAGAGAAAAGCGACAGTTCTTGGCCGGCGACTCCATCTCTATAGCAGATATCGTTGGGATATGCGAGATGATGCAGCTCTACGCTTGCTGCGAGGAACACTTCATGGAATCTAACCCTAACGTGAATGACTGGATGGGGCGAGTAAAACAGGAACTGGCTCCATATTTTGAGGAGGCAAATGTCAAGGTGTACAAAACTAGAGACCATTTCTTGAAAACAGCAAAACCGCAACAGAAAGAATAA